From Calditrichota bacterium, a single genomic window includes:
- a CDS encoding T9SS type A sorting domain-containing protein: VRYLWGDRFQLEKTALIFSDFQGRNSKKISGIAIGDAIFMNYHSQSRRLAIASGNHLILSTLENFKSAVEAAGVRIVPISDLKSPKNLPLVKFSAQPRPDTPVANGFNAPYFHQVYDVPNWFNGHWACGATTALMGLQYYKILPAWPVNCSYPYAHESSHGRYICEIYSFNGYTYNVGGYDPDGNVGYGGYGFIIQNNWADTKGNMAKYARQHGVGSDVDWSPNFSKFSQNITAAFPVVILNSLTTAGHYILGVGEIAAQHAVKVNDPYGNKNQGYMNYNGKNVTYDWPGYSNGHANLNIVHCFIYMRQGADLTITVPEIPDTLGLSQILESDFIVRNVGTKRADTSQVGIYLSLDKVLNTNDRLLTTVAVPKIDADDSVRLSWQIQLPDSLPSYRWSLIAIADDENLLLETDENNNVAYSQFILKGYPRIFRMRPIANSTVDTDQPEISAYFSDPYFPVISDSIKLLLDGVDYSDSLSVAGNKVIFQPGTLLSHTEHRVRLEAPNSAGNCAVAVWNFFILSTDVAKQNQTKIDNFRLFQNYPNPFNSETNIRFEAPVAGTVQLEIFSPDGSLIRQYEFSPSAPGKFSLSWDGRDAHNRIVGSGIYFYRIRSGAFSATKRMIFLK, translated from the coding sequence TTGTGCGCTATCTCTGGGGCGATCGATTTCAATTAGAAAAAACGGCGTTAATTTTCAGCGATTTTCAGGGGCGAAATTCCAAAAAAATTTCAGGAATTGCTATCGGCGATGCGATTTTCATGAATTATCATTCGCAAAGTCGGCGTTTGGCAATTGCATCCGGGAATCATCTTATTTTGTCCACTTTGGAAAATTTTAAGTCCGCGGTTGAAGCTGCCGGTGTGCGCATCGTGCCGATTTCAGATTTAAAAAGCCCAAAAAATTTGCCGTTGGTAAAATTTTCCGCGCAACCTCGACCTGACACACCGGTTGCCAATGGCTTCAATGCGCCCTATTTTCATCAGGTGTACGATGTCCCCAATTGGTTCAACGGCCACTGGGCGTGCGGCGCAACCACGGCATTGATGGGATTGCAGTATTATAAAATTTTACCGGCGTGGCCTGTGAATTGCTCATATCCCTACGCCCACGAAAGTTCGCACGGACGATACATTTGCGAAATTTACTCATTCAATGGCTATACCTACAACGTCGGCGGATATGACCCGGACGGAAATGTCGGCTACGGCGGCTATGGTTTTATCATTCAAAATAACTGGGCAGACACCAAGGGAAATATGGCAAAGTACGCCCGTCAGCACGGCGTAGGCTCTGACGTGGACTGGTCGCCAAATTTTAGCAAATTCAGTCAAAATATCACAGCGGCGTTTCCTGTGGTGATTTTAAACAGTCTCACTACCGCCGGGCATTATATTTTGGGCGTCGGCGAAATTGCGGCACAGCACGCGGTAAAAGTCAACGATCCCTATGGCAACAAAAATCAGGGTTACATGAATTACAACGGCAAAAATGTGACCTACGACTGGCCCGGCTACAGCAACGGACATGCGAATTTGAACATCGTTCATTGTTTCATTTACATGCGCCAGGGGGCGGATTTGACAATCACTGTTCCGGAAATCCCTGACACGCTTGGGCTCAGCCAAATCCTGGAATCTGATTTTATTGTGAGAAATGTGGGCACAAAAAGGGCGGACACTTCACAGGTGGGAATCTATTTATCGTTGGACAAAGTGCTCAATACCAATGATCGATTGCTGACAACTGTTGCTGTCCCGAAAATCGACGCCGACGATTCTGTTCGTTTGTCCTGGCAAATCCAATTGCCGGATTCGCTGCCCAGTTACCGCTGGTCCCTGATTGCCATTGCCGATGATGAAAATTTGCTTTTGGAGACGGACGAAAACAATAATGTTGCCTATTCTCAATTCATTTTAAAGGGTTACCCGCGAATTTTTCGCATGAGACCGATTGCAAACTCCACAGTGGACACGGACCAGCCGGAGATCAGCGCTTATTTCAGCGATCCGTATTTTCCCGTAATCTCTGATTCAATCAAATTGTTACTGGACGGAGTGGATTACTCTGACTCGTTGAGCGTCGCCGGCAATAAAGTGATTTTTCAGCCGGGGACGCTTTTGAGCCACACAGAACATCGCGTGCGGTTGGAGGCGCCCAATTCCGCCGGGAATTGCGCGGTTGCTGTTTGGAATTTTTTCATTTTATCCACGGATGTGGCAAAGCAAAATCAGACAAAAATTGACAATTTCCGGCTATTTCAGAATTATCCCAATCCATTTAATTCAGAGACAAACATCCGCTTTGAAGCCCCGGTCGCGGGAACCGTGCAGTTAGAAATCTTTTCTCCGGACGGTTCTCTGATTC